From the genome of Vicia villosa cultivar HV-30 ecotype Madison, WI linkage group LG2, Vvil1.0, whole genome shotgun sequence, one region includes:
- the LOC131651842 gene encoding RING-H2 finger protein ATL52-like, with translation MENDEGDPTSDHKVIFQFIVVVSAAFVVTSVYRLIAICLCGRGPTTTNQNRLQPPNHAAIPSLVERTSSSVAVAHRIPTHKYHKRNKGDVSDDEGGTCAVCLGDFEEGEELKTMPECLHSFHVHCIDLWLHSHLSCPICRTGAGAGAAPLPAVRANHHSIDMNMTPLGGTAMQSGFLRW, from the coding sequence ATGGAAAATGATGAGGGTGATCCTACTTCTGATCACAAGGTTATTTTCCAATTTATTGTTGTAGTTTCAGCTGCATTTGTTGTTACTTCAGTGTACCGACTCATAGCCATTTGTTTGTGTGGTCGAGGACCAACCACAACAAATCAAAACCGACTACAACCACCAAATCACGCTGCGATACCGAGCCTCGTTGAAAGGACATCCTCATCAGTAGCTGTAGCACACCGAATTCCAACACACAAGTACCACAAAAGAAATAAAGGTGATGTTTCGGATGATGAAGGAGGCACCTGTGCCGTGTGTTTGGGAGATTTTGAGGAGGGTGAGGAGTTGAAGACTATGCCGGAGTGCTTGCACTCTTTTCATGTACATTGCATTGACTTGTGGCTCCATTCGCATTTGAGTTGCCCTATTTGTCGCACTGGTGCTGGTGCTGGTGCTGCCCCTTTGCCGGCTGTGAGAGCAAATCATCACAGCATAGATATGAATATGACTCCTCTTGGTGGTACTGCCATGCAAAGTGGATTCCTGAGATGGTGA
- the LOC131651841 gene encoding uncharacterized protein LOC131651841 isoform X1 — MADEDHHDEMKRLFSSYIGLSFSVFLALLPNKLREHSLRAFRAEEELRQIKSRRQEDYKANARVAEIFASHRNSWRDEEKRLLRRIDAASEEIDRLRGMVEDSKARVEELEREVVERDEMIGFISRRFQEEGLDGCGSRERYGGNQYHNNNSNNNSGGGGGEWFHKEEDEMVGTTADSRVDEEVDVIYQQHHQHHDNGFDSEFIASSGSKFWAEKASLWQDVQYESLESMYNTKQFVARRESPWKVDGDSAGVSSKLKLLEQELLNLEKISKDVPSKVSSSIKKQAKRFQSLSEKIDDLCRRIASDPCEPSLGSEFRTQTQTEFLLEAFRLQQGASETGQKLMALHTEVGKTHYRDELRGETTLTTRRSLDSIRNNFRELQRNLEIWLARIIGDLEGILARDGASRVREYYISRYPFVQ; from the exons ATGGCAGACGAAGACCACCACGACGAAATGAAGAGGCTATTTTCCTCCTACATCGGTCTCAGCTTCTCCGTCTTCCTCGCTCTCCTTCCCAACAAACTCCGAGAGCATTCTCTCAGAGCCTTTCGCGCCGAGGAAGAGCTACGCCAGATAAAATCACGCCGGCAGGAGGACTACAAAGCAAACGCCAGAGTAGCTGAGATCTTCGCCTCGCACCGAAACTCCTGGCGCGACGAGGAGAAACGTCTGTTACGGCGAATCGACGCCGCGTCGGAAGAGATCGATAGGCTGAGGGGAATGGTTGAAGATTCCAAGGCGCGTGTGGAGGAGCTGGAGCGTGAGGTTGTTGAGAGGGATGAGATGATTGGGTTTATTTCGAGAAGGTTTCAGGAGGAGGGATTGGATGGTTGCGGGAGCAGGGAACGTTACGGTGGGAAtcaatatcataataataatagtaataataatagcgGTGGTGGCGGTGGGGAGTGGTTTCATAAAGAGGAAGATGAAATGGTGGGGACCACTGCTGATTCTCGTGTGGATGAGGAAGTTGATGTTATCTATCAACAACATCATCAGCATCATGATAATGGTTTTGATTCTGAGTTTATTGCTTCTTCTGGTTCTAAGTTTTGGGCTGAAAAAGCATCACTGTGGCAG GATGTACAGTATGAATCCCTTGAATCAATGTATAATACGAAACAATTTGTAGCAAG AAGGGAGTCCCCCTGGAAGGTAGACGGTGATTCAGCTGGAGTTTCCTCTAAACTTAAATTACTTGAACAGGAATTATTAAATTTGGAGAAGATTAGTAAGGATGTTCCATCCAAGGTGTCATCCTCAATAAAGAAGCAAGCAAAGAGATTTCAATCACTTTCAGAAAAAATTGATGATTTATGCAGACGAATA GCTAGTGATCCATGTGAACCCTCCCTCGGTTCAGAATTTCGAACTCAAACTCAAACAGAGTTTTTACTGGAAGCATTCCGTCTTCAACAGGGTGCATCTGAAACTGGACAGAAACTAATGGCATTGCATACCGAAGTCGGGAAGACCCATTACAGGGACGAGTTAAGAGGCGAGACCACACTAACCACAAGACGATCATTGGACTCTATTCGAAACAACTTCAGAGAACTCCAGCGAAATCTAGAGATATGGTTGGCCAGAATCATCGGTGATCTCGAAGGGATTCTTGCAAGGGACGGTGCTTCGCGCGTAAGAGAGTATTACATTTCTAGATATCCTTTTGTTCAATAG
- the LOC131651841 gene encoding uncharacterized protein LOC131651841 isoform X2, whose amino-acid sequence MADEDHHDEMKRLFSSYIGLSFSVFLALLPNKLREHSLRAFRAEEELRQIKSRRQEDYKANARVAEIFASHRNSWRDEEKRLLRRIDAASEEIDRLRGMVEDSKARVEELEREVVERDEMIGFISRRFQEEGLDGCGSRERYGGNQYHNNNSNNNSGGGGGEWFHKEEDEMVGTTADSRVDEEVDVIYQQHHQHHDNGFDSEFIASSGSKFWAEKASLWQDVQYESLESMYNTKQFVARESPWKVDGDSAGVSSKLKLLEQELLNLEKISKDVPSKVSSSIKKQAKRFQSLSEKIDDLCRRIASDPCEPSLGSEFRTQTQTEFLLEAFRLQQGASETGQKLMALHTEVGKTHYRDELRGETTLTTRRSLDSIRNNFRELQRNLEIWLARIIGDLEGILARDGASRVREYYISRYPFVQ is encoded by the exons ATGGCAGACGAAGACCACCACGACGAAATGAAGAGGCTATTTTCCTCCTACATCGGTCTCAGCTTCTCCGTCTTCCTCGCTCTCCTTCCCAACAAACTCCGAGAGCATTCTCTCAGAGCCTTTCGCGCCGAGGAAGAGCTACGCCAGATAAAATCACGCCGGCAGGAGGACTACAAAGCAAACGCCAGAGTAGCTGAGATCTTCGCCTCGCACCGAAACTCCTGGCGCGACGAGGAGAAACGTCTGTTACGGCGAATCGACGCCGCGTCGGAAGAGATCGATAGGCTGAGGGGAATGGTTGAAGATTCCAAGGCGCGTGTGGAGGAGCTGGAGCGTGAGGTTGTTGAGAGGGATGAGATGATTGGGTTTATTTCGAGAAGGTTTCAGGAGGAGGGATTGGATGGTTGCGGGAGCAGGGAACGTTACGGTGGGAAtcaatatcataataataatagtaataataatagcgGTGGTGGCGGTGGGGAGTGGTTTCATAAAGAGGAAGATGAAATGGTGGGGACCACTGCTGATTCTCGTGTGGATGAGGAAGTTGATGTTATCTATCAACAACATCATCAGCATCATGATAATGGTTTTGATTCTGAGTTTATTGCTTCTTCTGGTTCTAAGTTTTGGGCTGAAAAAGCATCACTGTGGCAG GATGTACAGTATGAATCCCTTGAATCAATGTATAATACGAAACAATTTGTAGCAAG GGAGTCCCCCTGGAAGGTAGACGGTGATTCAGCTGGAGTTTCCTCTAAACTTAAATTACTTGAACAGGAATTATTAAATTTGGAGAAGATTAGTAAGGATGTTCCATCCAAGGTGTCATCCTCAATAAAGAAGCAAGCAAAGAGATTTCAATCACTTTCAGAAAAAATTGATGATTTATGCAGACGAATA GCTAGTGATCCATGTGAACCCTCCCTCGGTTCAGAATTTCGAACTCAAACTCAAACAGAGTTTTTACTGGAAGCATTCCGTCTTCAACAGGGTGCATCTGAAACTGGACAGAAACTAATGGCATTGCATACCGAAGTCGGGAAGACCCATTACAGGGACGAGTTAAGAGGCGAGACCACACTAACCACAAGACGATCATTGGACTCTATTCGAAACAACTTCAGAGAACTCCAGCGAAATCTAGAGATATGGTTGGCCAGAATCATCGGTGATCTCGAAGGGATTCTTGCAAGGGACGGTGCTTCGCGCGTAAGAGAGTATTACATTTCTAGATATCCTTTTGTTCAATAG